One window of the Grus americana isolate bGruAme1 chromosome 13, bGruAme1.mat, whole genome shotgun sequence genome contains the following:
- the SLC7A6OS gene encoding probable RNA polymerase II nuclear localization protein SLC7A6OS isoform X1, giving the protein MERAAVLRVKRKRGGTEPAEALLLACKRLRTECGGAQPVERSLFKLVATVSSKNEPVQKYIQGAITQDKAAQSLRPSLGSTQRIIQELRSYKQVKRKENRYRVIASHRPNCTETVAPGINGEASIDGDGSDSEAMENASQKESGAVDKSSDCCGKFQLFDIEQEEEVEDSSVTAANPQQTTDPDVILCNAVEMIRERLNVSEDGKKVEHCEKEDDYVYDIYYMETSAPGWIQNILYVQPYREEYELVDDDHVPGEIYEDEDDENDENNWRNDYPDEDEFLPEEDGDGEKDSEESFSDEDQCYRRRTWNKYRQEVLQEFGYDEIQDLDSD; this is encoded by the exons ATGGAGCGGGCGGCGGTGCTGCGCGTCAAGCGGAAGCGCGGCGGGACGGAGCCGGCCGAGGCGCTGCTCCTCGCCTGCAAGCGGCTGCGCACGGAGTGTGGCGGTGCCCAGCCGGTGGAGAGGAGCCTCTTCAAGCTTGTGGCGACCGTGTCCTCCAAG AACGAACCAGTTCAGAAATACATTCAAGGAGCGATCACTCAAGACAAAGCAGCTCAAAGTCTGCGACCCTCTTTAGGAAGCACTCAGCGAATCATTCAGGAACTCCGTTCTTACAAGCaagtgaaaaggaaggaaaaccgTTATCGTGTAATAGCCAGCCATCGACCTAACTGTACTGAAACAGTTGCACCTGGCATAAATGGCGAGGCATCGATTGATGGTGACGGATCAGACTCTGAAGCAATGGAAAATGCTTCACAAAAGGAGAGCGGTGCTGTCGATAAGAGTTCGGACTGCTGTGGGAAATTCCAGTTGTTTGATATTGAacaagaggaggaggtggaagacTCCAGCGTAACTGCTGCAAACCCACAG CAGACAACTGATCCAGATGTGATTCTTTGCAATGCAGTAGAGATGATCCGTGAGCgtttaaatgtttctgaagatgGTAAAAAAGTAGAACACTGTGAGAAAGAAGATGACTATGTTTATGACATCTACTATATGGAAACATCAGCCCCTGGTTGGATCCAAAATATCCTTTATGTACAGCCCTATAGAGAAGAATATGAACTG GTAGATGATGATCATGTTCCAGGGGAAATAtatgaagatgaagatgatgaaaatgATGAGAATAACTGGCGTAATGATTATCCCGATGAAGATGAATTCTTACCTGAGGAAGATGGTGATGGAGAAAAAG ACTCTGAAGAGAGCTTCAGCGATGAGGACCAATGTTACAGGAGAAGAACATGGAACAAATACCGACAGGAGGTTCTACAAGAATTTGGATACGATGAGATCCAGGATTTGGATTCTGACTGA
- the SLC7A6OS gene encoding probable RNA polymerase II nuclear localization protein SLC7A6OS isoform X2, with protein MERAAVLRVKRKRGGTEPAEALLLACKRLRTECGGAQPVERSLFKLVATVSSKNEPVQKYIQGAITQDKAAQSLRPSLGSTQRIIQELRSYKQVKRKENRYRVIASHRPNCTETVAPGINGEASIDGDGSDSEAMENASQKESGAVDKSSDCCGKFQLFDIEQEEEVEDSSVTAANPQTTDPDVILCNAVEMIRERLNVSEDGKKVEHCEKEDDYVYDIYYMETSAPGWIQNILYVQPYREEYELVDDDHVPGEIYEDEDDENDENNWRNDYPDEDEFLPEEDGDGEKDSEESFSDEDQCYRRRTWNKYRQEVLQEFGYDEIQDLDSD; from the exons ATGGAGCGGGCGGCGGTGCTGCGCGTCAAGCGGAAGCGCGGCGGGACGGAGCCGGCCGAGGCGCTGCTCCTCGCCTGCAAGCGGCTGCGCACGGAGTGTGGCGGTGCCCAGCCGGTGGAGAGGAGCCTCTTCAAGCTTGTGGCGACCGTGTCCTCCAAG AACGAACCAGTTCAGAAATACATTCAAGGAGCGATCACTCAAGACAAAGCAGCTCAAAGTCTGCGACCCTCTTTAGGAAGCACTCAGCGAATCATTCAGGAACTCCGTTCTTACAAGCaagtgaaaaggaaggaaaaccgTTATCGTGTAATAGCCAGCCATCGACCTAACTGTACTGAAACAGTTGCACCTGGCATAAATGGCGAGGCATCGATTGATGGTGACGGATCAGACTCTGAAGCAATGGAAAATGCTTCACAAAAGGAGAGCGGTGCTGTCGATAAGAGTTCGGACTGCTGTGGGAAATTCCAGTTGTTTGATATTGAacaagaggaggaggtggaagacTCCAGCGTAACTGCTGCAAACCCACAG ACAACTGATCCAGATGTGATTCTTTGCAATGCAGTAGAGATGATCCGTGAGCgtttaaatgtttctgaagatgGTAAAAAAGTAGAACACTGTGAGAAAGAAGATGACTATGTTTATGACATCTACTATATGGAAACATCAGCCCCTGGTTGGATCCAAAATATCCTTTATGTACAGCCCTATAGAGAAGAATATGAACTG GTAGATGATGATCATGTTCCAGGGGAAATAtatgaagatgaagatgatgaaaatgATGAGAATAACTGGCGTAATGATTATCCCGATGAAGATGAATTCTTACCTGAGGAAGATGGTGATGGAGAAAAAG ACTCTGAAGAGAGCTTCAGCGATGAGGACCAATGTTACAGGAGAAGAACATGGAACAAATACCGACAGGAGGTTCTACAAGAATTTGGATACGATGAGATCCAGGATTTGGATTCTGACTGA